Proteins co-encoded in one Zygotorulaspora mrakii chromosome 5, complete sequence genomic window:
- a CDS encoding uncharacterized protein (similar to Saccharomyces cerevisiae GAL11 (YOL051W); ancestral locus Anc_7.81) gives MSSGGKDALSLEERSKNVNDLLLVLMDINEINGGNSDTAEKMKLHAKNFEAALYAKSSSKKEYMDSMREKVTAMSNTRDSRKKAAAAAMSMGMRGQQQQRSGSIPVNGNFMSTAVNMNSQTFLNQQAQVRQQAAQQLRNQQQQQQQQQQQQQRPQLTPQQQQLINQMKVAPIPRELLQRIPNVPAGVNTWQQITELAQQKRLTPQDMQIAKEIYKLHQQLLYKSKLQQAGSNNRMSQQQQIPQQQQHHHQQQQQQQQQQQQQQQQQQQQQQQQQQQQHQRVQSMSNNAPQQQQNQQRSGELPNVLGQINQIFTPDEQRALLHEAMEASKNFQKTQFGVNMTDANKQNFIRKYINQKALKKIQNVRLAQMAASGANQPKSRPQQQQQQQQQQQQQQQQQQQQQQQQQTLPQQVSQQMSQQIPLQQQQQQQQQQQQRLRNISANMKSQLPNGNQLNANPAVQANVPQAGSMRNMNRVPAQQATTPQVQAAQVRPAVLQAFAPTPQDVEVVKRISTEAARTPLRLTDLTNTLTTQEREDIKRKLYLNQQLFAQVSNYAPQVYVLTKSENFLKEVLQLRIFVKEILEKCSKGIYVVKSDTVDKLIMKYQKYWESMKIQLLRRQQLIQQQQQQQQQQQQVDNNQGGPSISQQQQRVQGSMQHIQQQLQQKQRQQQQQQQQQHQQQQQQQQQQQLQQQQQQLQLQQQQQQQQQQQQHQQQHQHHQQQQQQQQQHLHHPAMNSSTGTPIVAPNQAAMAAAAAMSGNTSSSNYQHILPETGAAAPPTSAVPHTSNSGLGLDFLASPDLAVISPNVGSSPKRDLGKVAAANQSRAKSKRPSSINPSQSNAATPNILHAAVPSRSATPATANFSSAGSPLVMNKPISVSQKTPSPLTVPHLTQGQNVGSNSNIDNPFKEEEEKLRSLNIRKAEIISRFKHRQEIFSKSPVDIFLSTLADCFSVKDEEVEIVSTIPQNIIDQVNGTAKKRLSKAAQRAKEQDVVSLNIKDNKLIMESKMGPSSSSYGISTDALSAIFRNVSGAGVIHNMCFYDSSSGENFSNQNNTKKRKLEDAEISPTNSNVSPSSSLMSDSKKVKIDSPEDMFSGKCNAEQTSKQTTSSVPANIWDWNFWSEMR, from the coding sequence CGGCAGTGAACATGAATTCTCAGACGTTTCTTAATCAGCAGGCTCAGGTTCGTCAACAAGCTGCTCAGCAGTTGCGTaatcaacagcaacaacaacagcagcaacagcagcaacaacaaagaCCTCAACTCACTccacagcagcagcagttGATTAATCAGATGAAGGTTGCTCCAATTCCTAGAGAGTTGTTGCAGAGGATTCCTAACGTTCCGGCAGGGGTCAATACTTGGCAGCAGATCACAGAACTAGCACAGCAAAAGAGACTCACTCCGCAAGATATGCAAATTGCCAAGGAGATTTATAAATTACATCAACAGTTACTTTACAAGTCAAAGTTACAACAGGCCGGTTCGAATAATAGAATGtctcaacagcagcaaattccacagcagcaacagcaccaccaccagcagcagcaacaacaacaacagcagcagcagcaacaacagcaacagcaacagcagcaacaacagcaacagcaacagcagcaacacCAAAGGGTTCAAAGTATGAGCAACAATGCTccgcagcagcaacagaaCCAACAAAGATCTGGTGAATTACCAAATGTTCTAGGACAaataaatcaaattttcacACCAGATGAACAAAGAGCTTTATTACATGAAGCTATGGAAGCTAGTAAAAACTTCCAAAAGACACAATTTGGTGTTAATATGACTGATGCAAATAAGCAGAATTTTATTagaaaatatatcaatcaaaaagctttgaaaaaaatccaaaatgtCCGATTAGCACAAATGGCGGCCAGTGGAGCTAATCAACCAAAGTCGCGAccacaacagcaacaacagcaacaacagcaacaacagcaacaacagcaacaacagcaacaacagcaacaacagcaacagaCATTGCCACAACAAGTGTCTCAACAGATGTCCCAACAAATACCATtgcaacagcagcaacagcagcaacagcagcaacagcaacgCTTGAGGAATATTAGCGCGAACATGAAAAGCCAGCTACCAAACGGTAACCAATTGAATGCCAATCCTGCTGTGCAGGCAAATGTACCGCAAGCAGGATCCATGAGAAACATGAATAGGGTGCCCGCCCAACAAGCGACGACTCCACAGGTTCAAGCTGCGCAAGTTAGACCAGCAGTTTTACAGGCCTTCGCACCTACTCCTCAAGATGTTGAAGTTGTCAAACGTATATCGACTGAAGCAGCAAGAACACCACTGAGACTAACAGATTTGACGAATACGTTGACAACCCAAGAACGcgaagatatcaaaagaaaactttatTTGAATCAGCAACTATTTGCCCAAGTTAGTAACTATGCTCCACAAGTTTATGTTTTAAcgaaaagtgaaaatttCTTAAAAGAGGTTCTGCAATTGAGAATATTTGTCAAGGAAATTCTAGAGAAATGCTCAAAGGGAATATACGTTGTGAAATCTGACACTGTCGATAAATtaataatgaaatatcagaaaTACTGGGAAAGTATGAAAATTCAACTATTGAGAAGACAGCAGTTGATccagcagcagcagcaacagcaacaacagcaacaacaggTTGACAATAATCAAGGCGGGCCAAGTATTTCTCAGCAGCAACAGAGGGTCCAAGGCTCCATGCAGCATATACAACAGCAATTGCAACAGAAACAGCgtcaacagcaacagcaacagcaacagcaacatcaacaacaacaacagcagcagcagcagcaacagctacagcaacagcaacagcaattaCAGctacagcaacagcaacagcaacagcaacaacaacaacaacatcaacaacaacatcaGCAccatcaacaacaacaacaacaacaacaacaacatcttcatcatcctGCTATGAATAGTAGTACTGGAACACCCATTGTTGCACCTAATCAGGCTGCCATGGCGGCGGCCGCAGCGATGTCAGGTAATACTTCAAGTTCCAATTATCAACATATTTTACCAGAGACCGGTGCTGCGGCGCCACCTACCTCAGCCGTTCCTCATACGTCAAACAGCGGATTAGGATTAGATTTCTTGGCTTCTCCAGATTTGGCAGTAATTTCACCAAATGTTGGTTCATCTCCTAAGAGAGATCTCGGCAAAGTTGCTGCAGCCAATCAAAGCAGAGCGAAGTCCAAAAGACCTTCATCGATTAATCCATCTCAATCAAATGCTGCTACTcctaacattttgcatGCTGCTGTGCCCAGTAGGTCAGCCACACCTGCAACCGCCAACTTTTCTTCTGCTGGATCTCCTCTAGTCATGAACAAGCCTATTTCTGTATCCCAGAAAACTCCATCACCATTGACTGTCCCTCACCTAACACAAGGGCAAAATGTAGGTTCGAATTCAAATATCGATAATCCCTTCaaggaggaagaagaaaagttaAGAAGTTTGAACATTCGCAAAGCAGAGATTATATCACGCTTTAAGCACCgtcaagaaattttcagtAAATCACCTGTTGATATCTTCTTATCAACATTAGCAGATTGCTTTTCTgtaaaagatgaagaagttgaaattgtttCGACAATTCCTCAAAATATTATCGATCAAGTGAACGGTACTGCTAAGAAAAGATTAAGTAAAGCCGCACAGAGAGCCAAGGAGCAAGATGTCGTTTCTTTAAATATTAAGGACAATAAGTTAATAATGGAGAGTAAAATGGGACCATCATCGAGCTCATATGGCATATCAACAGACGCTTTATCCGCAATTTTCAGGAATGTTTCCGGAGCAGGAGTAATACACAACATGTGTTTCTACGATTCCTCATCAGGCgagaacttttcaaatcaaaataacacaaagaagagaaagctGGAAGATGCTGAGATCAGTCCAACAAATTCCAATGTTTCGccatcatcttctttgatgagtgattcaaaaaaagttaaAATTGACTCTCCCGAAGATATGTTTTCAGGAAAGTGCAACGCAGAACAAACTTCCAAACAAACAACAAGCTCAGTGCCAGCTAACATATGGGACTGGAACTTTTGGTCAGAAATGAGGTAA
- the GSH2 gene encoding glutathione synthase (similar to Saccharomyces cerevisiae GSH2 (YOL049W); ancestral locus Anc_7.82) codes for MTTNCSFPNIPDDRLKRELLPETYQWCLTNGLVMYPINFQQEQTMIAPVTLYPTPLPRRSFESAEDVQKIYNELYAKISQDSGGWLTNETIKLANFDSEFTGKLWKLYLEAVKNGITQKLKLGVFRSDYLVDKRSTDIKQVEFNTVSVSFGGLSTKVGQLHNYLNETGSYSLGTKFYQQEIPTSESDSLLAKGLAAAVKKYDPVLENPIVAFITQDNERNVFDQRVIEYNLLKEYGIRSIRLTLDEVQERTYVKDEKRRLFVKSSDQEIALVYFRAGYSPTDFKSQISWDNRLVLETSYAIKAPDLMTQLSGTKKIQQLLTDELTLSKFIDDESTRRRILSTFVKIYPLDDTPLGKQGKKFALESPHKYVLKPQREGGGNNIYKGDIPDFLNKTPVDQWSAYVLMELIEPNSTEGNIVLRGNEMFKEPILSELGIFGCILFNETEVFYNEYAGWLLRSKFNSSNEGGVAAGFGCVDSIVLV; via the coding sequence ATGACCACCAATTGCTCATTTCCCAATATACCAGATGATAGATTGAAGCGTGAACTTCTTCCAGAAACCTATCAATGGTGTTTAACGAACGGTCTTGTCATGTATCCCATTAACTTTCAGCAGGAACAAACAATGATTGCACCTGTAACGCTATATCCAACACCATTACCAAgaagaagttttgaaaGTGCAGAAGACGTGCAGAAGATCTACAACGAATTATATGCCAAAATCTCTCAGGATTCAGGAGGCTGGCTGACAAATGAAACTATCAAACTGGCAAATTTCGACTCTGAATTTACAGGTAAGCTCTGGAAACTGTATCTAGAAGCTGTTAAAAATGGAATTACACAGAAATTAAAGCTTGGTGTCTTTCGATCCGATTACTTGGTTGATAAGAGGAGTACTGATATTAAACAGGTGGAATTTAATACTGTTTCTGTTTCATTCGGAGGTTTATCCACAAAAGTGGGTCAACTGCACAATTATCTGAATGAAACTGGCAGCTATTCACTGGGAACTAAATTTTATCAACAAGAAATTCCTACATCAGAATCTGACTCTTTGCTTGCTAAAGGTCTAGCTGCCGCtgtcaaaaaatatgacCCGGTTCTCGAGAACCCTATCGTCGCATTTATAACACAAGACAATGAGAGAAACgtttttgatcaaagagTTATTGAATATAATTTGCTAAAAGAATATGGAATACGTTCTATTAGATTAACACTTGATGAGGTCCAAGAAAGAACTTATGTCAAAGACGAGAAGCGGAGATTGTTTGTGAAATCTAGTGATCAAGAAATAGCACTAGTTTATTTTAGAGCGGGCTATTCGCCAACGGATTTCAAATCACAAATATCTTGGGATAACAGATTGGTATTAGAAACGAGCTATGCCATCAAAGCGCCTGATTTAATGACACAATTATCAGgtacaaagaaaattcaacaacTATTAACGGACGAGCTGACATTATCTAAATTTATTGATGACGAATCTACCAGAAGGAgaattctttcaacttttgtAAAAATATATCCCTTGGATGATACTCCCTTGGGGAAACAgggaaaaaaatttgcattGGAATCGCCACATAAATACGTATTGAAACCTCAAAGAGAAGGTGGAGGAAATAATATCTACAAAGGAGATATTCCTGATTTCTTAAATAAAACTCCTGTAGATCAATGGAGCGCTTACGTTCTAATGGAATTGATAGAGCCAAATTCAACCGAAGGTAACATCGTATTGCGTGGGAATGAAATGTTTAAGGAACCAATTTTGAGTGAATTGGGCATCTTTGGGtgcattcttttcaacgaAACAGAAGTATTTTACAATGAATATGCTGGTTGGTTGCTTAGatcaaaattcaacagCTCCAATGAAGGTGGAGTTGCTGCTGGATTTGGTTGTGTCGATAGTATTGTTTTAGTTTGA
- the RRT8 gene encoding Rrt8p (similar to Saccharomyces cerevisiae YOL048C; ancestral locus Anc_7.83), which translates to MYTLATIITLGKMKGHDTVIISYTDYRAEQDFSRAEEPLPPEISQSNETSSHLDPKANIELPILDRIPILFKQWKNVALATLKRRREYVKRNFLKDFFLGNTFKYPFIGLILISTHRVYWGQLLIFGVCYLIIFLTIGILYYTIIMPTVLAWAIVALGPLGVIIVNIQWLLQTNALTAMVCRNIVLTPIYNNIFDTTLYLHGQHEFLRSAKYIKISPKQEFKANWTMPEFWIFSLPTWCVSILRSILILLIISSISVVPLIGPTIANQLISGRRAFSYMGRYFTLKGISKDQAKDFQYEHIGLFLSFGMAAGFLEMLPLVSIFTITSNTAGAARWGVELIKKRS; encoded by the exons ATGTACACTCTGGCAACAATTATAACGTTGGGCAAAATGAAAGGACACGATACCGTTATAATCAGTTATACAGATTATCGAGCAGAGCAAGATTTTTCGAGAGCAGAGGAGCCTCTACCCCCTGAGATCAGCCaatcaaatgaaacaaGTTCCCATTTGGATCCAAAGGCCAATATTGAGTTGCCGATACTTGATAGAATTCCTATTCTGTTCAAACAGTGGAAAAATGTAGCTCTGGCAACTCTCAAGAGACGGAGGGAATATGTTAAGAgaaactttttgaaggaCTTTTTTCTGGGTAATACCTTTAAATATCCATTCATT GGCCTTATTTTAATTTCTACGCACAGAGTGTATTGGGGGCAATTGTTAATTTTTGGAGTTTGttatttgataatttttttgacaatTGGTATCTTGTACTATACAATTATTATGCCTACAGTTTTGGCGTGGGCAATAGTGGCTTTGGGACCTTTAGGTGTCATAATAGTTAACATTCAATGGCTCTTGCAAACTAATGCTCTGACGGCAATGGTTTGTAGAAATATTGTTCTCACACCTATTTATAATAATATTTTCGATACGACGCTATATTTGCATGGACAACATGAGTTCCTAAGGAGTGCAAAGTATATTAAAATATCTCCAAAACAAGAATTCAAGGCAAATTGGACAATGCCTGagttttggattttttcacTACCAACATGGTGTGTTAGCATATTGAGAAGTATACTTATCCTGCTTATAATATCTTCGATATCGGTTGTTCCATTGATTGGTCCAACTATTGcaaatcaattgataaGTGGTAGAAGAGCGTTTTCATATATGGGAAGATACTTCACATTGAAAGGTATTAGCAAAGATCAAGCAAAAGATTTCCAATATGAACATATAGGtctctttctttcatttGGGATGGCGGCAGGTTTTCTTGAGATGCTTCCTTTAGTTTCAATCTTCACCATAACTAGCAATACAGCTGGCGCTGCTAGATGGGGAGTCgaattgataaaaaagcGCTCTTGA
- a CDS encoding uncharacterized protein (similar to Saccharomyces cerevisiae YAL018C; ancestral locus Anc_7.85) codes for MSFAGSLFLTGVGALVYKYDINQVYERHPSSELALKEYSEKVYKKEGEILSHRFSRVFGNFFFDFFDGSAFLFPFKGIGQFYKYKSDYALNVLGTLSLYLIMYTIVSMVYWATITPVYTALFAIFGPTGLLVAWTHSFLQANVLTMMFMRLCHFNNHLITITVEKNGMQAFFNKKPIKYYVPITSIYFWSFYLPLKVFKYFAGTLSLIVALIISSIPILGPFMFTYLMSPFIAKTFFSKCLRLRGYNNLQRKDEFFEHFGQYTAFGMSCGLLETIPILSGFALCTNTIGAALWAIRNI; via the coding sequence aTGAGTTTCGCAGGATCACTTTTTCTAACTGGAGTCGGTGCTCTTGTTTACAAGTACGATATCAATCAAGTGTACGAGAGACACCCATCGTCAGAGCTAGCTCTTAAAGAGTACAGTGAAAAAGTTTACAAAAAAGAGGGCGAAATATTAAGCCATAGATTCTCCAGGGTGTTTGgtaattttttctttgatttttttgatgggAGCGCTTTTCTTTTCCCTTTCAAAGGAATTGGACAGTTTTACAAATACAAAAGTGATTATGCGTTGAATGTACTTGGCACTCTTTCCTTGTACTTGATTATGTACACGATCGTTAGCATGGTGTATTGGGCAACAATAACCCCTGTTTACACAGCACTATTTGCGATTTTTGGACCCACTGGACTTTTAGTTGCATGGACCCATTCGTTTTTGCAGGCAAATGTTCTTACAATGATGTTCATGCGACTTTGCCATTTTAATAATCATTTAATAACAATCacagttgaaaaaaatggcatGCAGgccttcttcaacaaaaaacCTATAAAGTACTATGTTCCAATCACctcaatttatttttggtcATTCTATTTACCGCTAAAGGTTTTCAAGTATTTTGCTGGCACCCTTTCCCTTATCGTTGCGTTGATTATATCATCAATACCAATCTTAGGCCCATTTATGTTTACATATTTAATGTCACCATTTATTGCTAAAACATTTTTCTCGAAATGTCTCAGACTGAGAGGTTATAATAATTTACAGCGCAAGGATGAGTTTTTTGAGCATTTTGGTCAATATACTGCATTTGGTATGTCTTGTGGTTTATTAGAAACTATTCCAATCTTATCTGGTTTCGCCCTCTGCACAAATACTATTGGTGCAGCCTTGTGGGCAATTAGAAATATTTAA